The DNA segment CCGAGAACGCCGGGGGCGTGACGACGCCGCTATCGAGCGTTGGCGGGCCGGTGGCGACCGACGGCCAGTCGAAGTACGACGTCTACATCGTTCGCCACGCAGAGTAACGCCTCGAGTTCTTCCCACCAGACTCATCGGGGACTTCCTGAGAGACGGTGATTGGTGGTGCTGTCTCGATGGTGATTGGTGGTGCTGTCGAGGAGTTCGTAAAGAGACGTCCTCGAGGTGGTGGTAGTCGTGGTGGAACCCGTTTCCGGGCTACCTATCGAAGACCCGACCCTCATTTTCGGGCTGGCGACCCTCTCGTTCCTCCTTGCTCCCCTGATATTTCAGCGGTACCGGGTACCGGGAATCGTCGGTATTATCCTCGTTGGGTCGGCTATCGGCGACAACGGACTCGGCATCCTCGCTCGCGGGGAGACGATCGTTATCCTCGGGGAAGTGGGGCTGGTGTATCTCATGTTCATCGCCGGCCTCGAGATCAATCTGGTTCGGTTCCTCGAGCAACGGTCCCGGAGTCTGACCTTCGGCCTCCTTTCGTTTGCCATTCCACAGGGCGTCGGTACGCTCGTCGGGTACGTAGCCCTCGAGTTGAGTCTGGCGGCGGCGTTGCTCTATGCGTCGATTTTCGCGTCACACACCTTGCTGGCCTATCCGGTGGTGAGCCGACTCGGCATCGTGAACGACGAGAGCATCACCGCGACCATCGGCGGGACGATCATCACCGATACCCTCGCGCTCGTAGTGCTCGCGGTTGTCGTTGCGGGCGCTGGCGGTGACCTGTCGACAGCCTTCTGGCTCGAACTGGTCCTCGGATTGGCAGCGTTTTTCGTCGGCGTCTGGCTGCTGGTCCCCCGACTCGCTCGCTGGTTCTTTCGGACTGTCGATCAGCGGGGTGACTACGAGTTCCTGTTCGTCCTTTCGGTACTATTTTGCTGTTCGTTTCTCGCATCCCTCGTCCACGTCGAACCGATCATCGGGGCTTTCCTCGCTGGATTGGTGTTGAATCCGCTGATTCCCCACTCCGGACCGTTGATGAACCGGATACAGTTCGTCGGTAACGCCCTCTTTATTCCGTTTTTCTTGCTTTCGGTCGGCATGTTGGCCGACGTTCGCGCCGTCGTCGCGGGGCCTGCGGTGGTCACGCTCGCTGCCTCGTTTGTCGTGCTCGTCGTCGTCACCAAATTCGCCGCCGCCTGGGTCACGGCACGGCTCTTCGAGTACTCGCGGCCGCAACTGCTCTCGATGTTCGGTCTCTCGCTTGGACAGGCCGCGGCCGCCCTGGCTATCGTCTTGATCGGCATTCGCGAAGGGATTCCTGGTTTCGATGAAACCATGCTCAACGCCGTCGTCCTGTTGATACTGGTCGCCAGCATCTGTAGCTCGGCTGTCGTCGACCGTGCGGGTCGGCGACTCGCTCGAGACCGTGAAAGCATCCCAACCGAGGGGTGGGACGAACCTCGGCGAGTGATGGTAGCGGTCGCTCCGGACCCGCAGTACGGCCGACAGCTGATCGACCTCGCGACCACGATTCGGGAGTCGGACTCGAGTGAGCCACTGTATGCCGTCTCCGTCGGGTACGGGGAGGACGATGTGGGAGGTGCAGTCGCAGCTATCGAGGATCGGCTCTCGTCGGTCCAGTCCTATGCGGCTGGTGCCGACGTGCCAGTCGACCCCGAAGCACGGATTGCCCAGTCGACCAGTGGGGGAATTACGCGAGCCGTTCGTGAAAATCGGATTTCCACGCTCCTCATGGAGTGGGATGGCCGTGTCTCGCGACCACAGCGGGCCTTCGGCGAGACGATAGATCGTGTCCTGGCTCGGACCACGCCGCTCGTTCTCGTCTCACACCTCCAGCAGCCATTGCACACCACGAGCGAGGTGGTCGTAATCGTGCCACCCGAAGTCGTCTACAACGATGGGTTCGACGAGGGATTGTTGACAGCGGCCAGAATCGCGTCGGGCCTTTCGGCCCCACTCAACGTATTGGTCGTTGGAGGGGACGAAACGGCCGTATCCGAGCACACCGGCGGTCTCGAGGACGGAGCGCCAACCGTCACTACGGTCGGAGGCTGGGCCGGACTCGAGACGCACCTCGAGGACGAGACCGGCACGGACACGCTCGTCGTTTCGGTTAGCGTTCGTCGCGGGACGATGGGCTGGGAACCTCAGTTACAGCGGTTGCCACGGACGCTGTCTGGCCGAATCGACTGCAACTTCATCGTCCTGTATCTCGCGGATACCGAACGAACCGACGACCGGCGATTCCTCCGGTTCGAGTGAGTGGGTGGCTGACCATCTGCGATTCTGGCTGACTATCCGTGATTCGTCTCGAGCGCCCTGGCCACGGATCACACTCGAGTCCCCCTGGACCACGGAATCGAAAAACCGGTTAGGCGGGCCGACAGCGAAGTCCCTAAACCGTCGCCGTCCCTACTCCGTTGCATGCAAGCGCTGGTCATCGTAGCACACGGCTCACACCTCAATGCGGGGTCAGCACAGCCGACGTACGACCATGCGGACACCATCCGCGAAACGGGGGCCTTCGACGAGGTTCGCGAAGGGTTCTGGAAGGAAGAGCCACACTTCCGTGAAGTGATACGAACGGTCGAATCCGACGAGGTGTTCGTCGTCCCGCTGTTCATCAGCGAGGGTTACTTCACCGAACAGGTCATCCCCAGAGAACTCCGGCTCGAGAACTGGGACCCGGACCTGTGGGACTCCGAGGGGACCGACGCGTCGAACGTGACGCTCGAGGCTGCTGACGTGGACAAGACCGTCCACTACTGTGGCCCCGTCGGCACCCACGATGCGATGGCCGACGTCATCGTCCAGCGTGCGGAGTCGGTAACGGGCGACTCGAACGTCGGCGAGGGGTTCGGACTCGCCGTCGTCGGACACGGCACCGAGCGAAACGAAAACTCCGCGAAAGCCATCGAGTACCATACCGAACGCATCCGTTCGATGGATCGTTTCGACGAGGTACAGGCGCTCTACATGGACGAAGAGCCGGAAGTCGACGACGTGACCGACCACATGGACGCCGAAGACATCGTCGTCGTCCCGCTGTTCATCGCCGATGGCTTTCACACTCAAGAAGACATCCCGGAAGACATGGGGCTGACCGACGACTACCGCACCGGCTGGGACGTCCCCGGTGACGTCGACGGCCAGCGAATCTGGTACGCGGGTGCCGTCGGCACGGAGGGGCTGATGGCCGACGTGATTCTCGAGCGAGCGGCCGACGCCGGTGCCGATATTGGCGACGCCCTCGAACGCGTACAGGAGTGGACCGGTGGCACGCCGGCGGCGGGTGACTGAGCCGTGGCCGAACACGAATCGTCTCCGCTCGCTCAGGCGACTCGAGACGCCTTCCTCGAGACCGTGGAGACGACCGATTCGGATGCCGAGTCGCCGCGTATCGACTTCGATGGTCTGCTCGTCGAGGTCGACGATGGTGCGTACGTCCTCGAAACGCCCGAGGGAGTCCACCGTGGACTCGCACTCGAGGATCTCGAACGGAGCCTCGAGACCGTCGCGCCGTACGTCTCGAACTGGTACTTCTGGTCGCACATCGTGGGCGGCGAGGGGACCGCACGCCGGGCCTTCCTTCGTTGGTGTGAGGGTACCTCGAGCGCAGACGATGAGGCAGTACCCGCACGGTATGCCAACCTCGAGGACGGTATCGTCCGCCAGTGGGGGCAGCTACAGTTGACGACCCGTCTCGACGCCGACGGACAAGGGAGAGGAGCGCGACAATACGAAATCCGCCACGTCGACGACGCGGCTGTCGACCTCGAGGCGCTCGAGACCCATAGGGACCCGTACGACGCACGCGAGATCGTGACCGAAGACGCCGATGGACGATATCGCCCGCTGAAAACCGCGCCTACACTCGTGGGCGGCTGGGTCTTCGAGGGCCTTTCGAGTGCGGACTTCGTCGAAACGGTGCGGACTGTCTACCCCGCGACGGTCGAAAACTGGCACCGCGAGCAACACGACGAACTCGACGTCGACCACTGGCTCGAGGCCGCCGAACGCCAGACGGGTATTTACGACGTCGTCGACGAACTCCCGCGCGAGGCCCTCGAGTGGGTGACCGAAGCCTGCTGTGTCGACTCACAGTGTCTGAAACGGCGTGAGTGGCACTACACCGAAGACGACCACCTCGAGGTCGACGGCGGCGACGGCACCTTCCCCTGCCGGGAACCCTGCTCGCTGGTCATCGCGGCCGCCCGCAAGTGGGCGATTCTCGAGTCAGAGGAGGAAAAGACCTGGCACCTCGAGTTGACGACCAGCGAACTGAATCAACTGGCCGAAATCGTCGACGCCGTCGCCGACGACCGGACGGACCAGATCCGCGAAGCGGACGTCTACGATGGCGCGAATCGCTATCGTGCGCGGTATCTCCGTGCCAAACGGATGGATGAGGGCTCGTTGCGAGCCGAGTCACACGAGGAGTAATCCGCGATAGCGGGATACAAATGGGTCCGCCTCGAGACAGTGCATAATGGACGACAGTAATTTTAGCGTCGATGTTCAGGTCCGATATCAGGACCTCGACACCCTTCAGCACGTCAACAACGCCGTCTACGTCACCTACTTCGAAATGGCGCGCACGTCGTATCTGGATGCCATCCTCGACATCCCCGTCGATTCCTTCGCGTTCGTCGTCGCTTCGCTCTCGATAGATTTCGAGCGACCGGTAACGATGGGCGACGATGTCGTCGCCTCGGTAGCCGTCACCGAACTCGGCACCTCGAGTTGGACGATGGCCTACGAAATCCGGGCAAACGACGAGGTTGCAGCTACCGGCGAAACGACGCTCGTGTTCGTCGATCCCGAGACCAAACGTCCGACGGAAATTCCCGCGGAAGTCCGAGCGGCGATTGTTGCGTACGAAGGCCTCGAGGAGTAGTATCTACGGAATCCGTCCGCCGGTCAGCCGCACGATACCGCCCGCGTGGCTCGCCTCGGCGATCGCACTCGAGCGCGTCCGCAGCCGCTCGTGAGCGGTCGTAATTCGCTCGTCGAGCGTGGCCGTCATATCCTTCTCGTAGCGAATTTTAGTCGTTGGGGGCGTCGACAGGATGACGACGCTTTTGAACACCGCGTTGACGACCGGCGCCAGTCGCCCGTCGCTTCGAGCGGCGTTGACCAGCACGAGATGTCCGTCCCGTGAGAGCAACTCACTCCAGTCGTCGACGGCTCCCGCGGGATCCTCGAGCATTCCCACCACGAAGGTTGCCAATACTGCGTCGACCGGGCCCGAAAGCGGTGGGGCCGTTGCATCGCCGCGAATCACGTGGACGTTCCCGTGGTTCGCCGTCGCGCGTCTCGCCCGCTCGAGGACGGGCCGAGTAAAGTCGATGCCGATGACGGTTCCGTCGGGGCCAACCTGCTCGGCCAGATAGGGGAGGTTCGCTCCGGTCCCACAGCCCATCTCGACGACGGTGTCGCCCGGCTCGAGTCGACAGGCCAGTGCAGCCTGTTTTCGAAGGGCTGCGATGCCCGGTGTCCGCCTGGCAAGGAGGTCGTACAGGAGGGCCCAGCGACCGTAAAACGCCTGGGCGTCCTCGCTGGATTCTTCGTTGGTGACTCCCCTTGGGCTATCGTTCCCGTCCGGGTCAGCCGCCGGCGTCATTCAAACCAGCTCGCAGACGGTGTGGGCGACCGACTCCGGATCCGAGCCCAGCACGTAGATGAGCGGTTCGATACCCTCACCACCCGTCTGGTAGAGGACGGTTGCCCCAGGCGTCGTTTCGATAGCGGCACCGACGCTCGAGGCGACGTCGCCGGCTTCGTCGAACTCCGCGAGGTCGTGTCCACGTTCCTCGAGTTCGGCCAGTAAGTCCCTATCGTAGCGAATGTTTGCGGCAGCCGTCGCCGTAGCACCGTGGCGACGGGCGGCGAGCAGGACGGTCGCGACGTGTTCGGATACGCCGAACTCCGGTTCGCTGGGGACCGTGGTCCGGCCTTTGACGTCGAAAATTCGGCCCGGAACGCCGGCAACGTCGTCGATGTCCTCCGCTTCTGGCAAACAGGCGACCAGGTTCGAACCGACGGCCGGAATCAGGCTCGCGAATCCGCTCGCGTTCTCGAGGATGCGGAGACCGCGTCGGAGCGACGATAGGACGCGCTCGCTCGAGCGAAGCGTGCTATCGGGGTCGTGGACGCGAAAGCTCGCGCCGTACTCGGCCAACTCCGGGACGGCCTCCTCGTGGAGTGCTGCAAGGACGGAGCCGGGGCTCTCGAGGTCGCGGATACATACCTCGATTTCGATGAGTGCCTGGACGCGACTCATGTCGCCGCTCGAGAGCCCCTCGCTCAGTCGGTCGACCAGGTCCTGGACACGGTCGTCCTGGGCGATTCTGTCGTTCGTCGTGACGTCGCCGTGGGCGTACTTCGAGACGGCACTCTGGCTGATACCGAGCACGTCGGCGACTTCGCTCTGTGTCAACCCCTCGGCGCGGAGCTCGCCGGCCAGTAGCGATCGAATCGTCGGCAAGAACTCCTCGACGACAATCTCTTCGGCAAATTTCATTACCGGGTGGTAGGCAGCCTCGCGAAATAACCCTAGGGTTCGTGGTGGTCCAGTTGGGACGGTCTCGCCGGTCTCTGTTCGAGAGTGTAGTCGACGGCTTCTGTTCGAGGGAGTTGTCGACGGCTTCTGTTCGAGCGTGTTCTCGAGGGAGAGCCCTTTCCAGAAAATCAGTCGTCGTTGCGATCG comes from the Natronosalvus amylolyticus genome and includes:
- a CDS encoding cation:proton antiporter; amino-acid sequence: MEPVSGLPIEDPTLIFGLATLSFLLAPLIFQRYRVPGIVGIILVGSAIGDNGLGILARGETIVILGEVGLVYLMFIAGLEINLVRFLEQRSRSLTFGLLSFAIPQGVGTLVGYVALELSLAAALLYASIFASHTLLAYPVVSRLGIVNDESITATIGGTIITDTLALVVLAVVVAGAGGDLSTAFWLELVLGLAAFFVGVWLLVPRLARWFFRTVDQRGDYEFLFVLSVLFCCSFLASLVHVEPIIGAFLAGLVLNPLIPHSGPLMNRIQFVGNALFIPFFLLSVGMLADVRAVVAGPAVVTLAASFVVLVVVTKFAAAWVTARLFEYSRPQLLSMFGLSLGQAAAALAIVLIGIREGIPGFDETMLNAVVLLILVASICSSAVVDRAGRRLARDRESIPTEGWDEPRRVMVAVAPDPQYGRQLIDLATTIRESDSSEPLYAVSVGYGEDDVGGAVAAIEDRLSSVQSYAAGADVPVDPEARIAQSTSGGITRAVRENRISTLLMEWDGRVSRPQRAFGETIDRVLARTTPLVLVSHLQQPLHTTSEVVVIVPPEVVYNDGFDEGLLTAARIASGLSAPLNVLVVGGDETAVSEHTGGLEDGAPTVTTVGGWAGLETHLEDETGTDTLVVSVSVRRGTMGWEPQLQRLPRTLSGRIDCNFIVLYLADTERTDDRRFLRFE
- a CDS encoding CbiX/SirB N-terminal domain-containing protein; this translates as MQALVIVAHGSHLNAGSAQPTYDHADTIRETGAFDEVREGFWKEEPHFREVIRTVESDEVFVVPLFISEGYFTEQVIPRELRLENWDPDLWDSEGTDASNVTLEAADVDKTVHYCGPVGTHDAMADVIVQRAESVTGDSNVGEGFGLAVVGHGTERNENSAKAIEYHTERIRSMDRFDEVQALYMDEEPEVDDVTDHMDAEDIVVVPLFIADGFHTQEDIPEDMGLTDDYRTGWDVPGDVDGQRIWYAGAVGTEGLMADVILERAADAGADIGDALERVQEWTGGTPAAGD
- a CDS encoding DR2241 family protein yields the protein MAEHESSPLAQATRDAFLETVETTDSDAESPRIDFDGLLVEVDDGAYVLETPEGVHRGLALEDLERSLETVAPYVSNWYFWSHIVGGEGTARRAFLRWCEGTSSADDEAVPARYANLEDGIVRQWGQLQLTTRLDADGQGRGARQYEIRHVDDAAVDLEALETHRDPYDAREIVTEDADGRYRPLKTAPTLVGGWVFEGLSSADFVETVRTVYPATVENWHREQHDELDVDHWLEAAERQTGIYDVVDELPREALEWVTEACCVDSQCLKRREWHYTEDDHLEVDGGDGTFPCREPCSLVIAAARKWAILESEEEKTWHLELTTSELNQLAEIVDAVADDRTDQIREADVYDGANRYRARYLRAKRMDEGSLRAESHEE
- a CDS encoding acyl-CoA thioesterase, coding for MDDSNFSVDVQVRYQDLDTLQHVNNAVYVTYFEMARTSYLDAILDIPVDSFAFVVASLSIDFERPVTMGDDVVASVAVTELGTSSWTMAYEIRANDEVAATGETTLVFVDPETKRPTEIPAEVRAAIVAYEGLEE
- a CDS encoding class I SAM-dependent methyltransferase, which translates into the protein MTPAADPDGNDSPRGVTNEESSEDAQAFYGRWALLYDLLARRTPGIAALRKQAALACRLEPGDTVVEMGCGTGANLPYLAEQVGPDGTVIGIDFTRPVLERARRATANHGNVHVIRGDATAPPLSGPVDAVLATFVVGMLEDPAGAVDDWSELLSRDGHLVLVNAARSDGRLAPVVNAVFKSVVILSTPPTTKIRYEKDMTATLDERITTAHERLRTRSSAIAEASHAGGIVRLTGGRIP
- a CDS encoding thiamine-phosphate synthase family protein — encoded protein: MKFAEEIVVEEFLPTIRSLLAGELRAEGLTQSEVADVLGISQSAVSKYAHGDVTTNDRIAQDDRVQDLVDRLSEGLSSGDMSRVQALIEIEVCIRDLESPGSVLAALHEEAVPELAEYGASFRVHDPDSTLRSSERVLSSLRRGLRILENASGFASLIPAVGSNLVACLPEAEDIDDVAGVPGRIFDVKGRTTVPSEPEFGVSEHVATVLLAARRHGATATAAANIRYDRDLLAELEERGHDLAEFDEAGDVASSVGAAIETTPGATVLYQTGGEGIEPLIYVLGSDPESVAHTVCELV